In Coriobacteriaceae bacterium, a single window of DNA contains:
- a CDS encoding DUF1015 domain-containing protein — protein MKALPFPCIRPAQDRVLEALPQMGGILSSNDALRDAIADGLILKDPGAAYYVYECSGEPGRVTGVVAICPVGVLAGDGATPAGATAAARAIAELKVQPRPVSLTYEASPVMDIILGAAKEGASLYAVTDPAGITHRVWEVKREDAVAAIRAMLDQAPEPAPADDPTYAAALTGAAQLLADEARTAGTYTGKEPFNFTVAALFPAAQVAGGAPQVPTGLLTHQIARF, from the coding sequence ATGAAAGCACTTCCGTTTCCCTGCATCCGCCCAGCTCAGGATCGCGTGCTCGAAGCGCTGCCGCAGATGGGCGGTATCCTGAGCAGCAACGACGCCCTGCGCGACGCCATCGCCGACGGGCTTATACTCAAAGATCCGGGCGCGGCGTATTACGTGTACGAGTGCTCGGGCGAACCGGGTCGTGTGACGGGTGTCGTGGCGATTTGCCCGGTCGGCGTACTGGCGGGCGACGGCGCGACCCCCGCAGGTGCGACCGCAGCCGCCCGCGCAATCGCCGAGCTTAAGGTCCAGCCGCGCCCTGTGTCGCTTACCTACGAGGCGTCGCCCGTCATGGATATCATCCTGGGCGCCGCCAAAGAGGGTGCGTCGCTCTATGCCGTCACCGACCCCGCCGGCATTACGCACCGCGTGTGGGAGGTCAAGCGCGAGGACGCCGTTGCCGCCATCCGAGCCATGCTCGACCAGGCACCAGAGCCAGCGCCGGCTGACGACCCCACCTATGCCGCCGCGCTGACAGGGGCGGCGCAGCTCCTGGCGGACGAGGCCCGCACAGCCGGCACCTACACGGGCAAAGAGCCGTTCAACTTTACCGTTGCTGCGTTATTCCCCGCCGCACAGGTCGCCGGCGGCGCGCCGCAGGTTCCGACGGGTCTGCTCACCCACCAGATCGCACGGTTCTAA
- a CDS encoding histidine phosphatase family protein — MNKDLYLVRHGQTIFNLKRIIQGWSDSPLTQLGCDQAARAGMFLRARGIEPDHAYTSTLHRTEQTIASLWPGLAYERLDGLREWFFGDFEAERVMLMPERPWRDFYRQFGGEGQMQVRERMVATLTDLMRRPDHSCVLAVSHGSAIKEFMDYVKGAAADERDRVPGNCSVLHFVFDDAIDTFDLVEVFTQEDYARELGLEPLVAAAGPQRG; from the coding sequence ATGAACAAGGATCTGTATCTGGTCCGTCATGGACAGACGATATTCAACCTTAAGCGCATTATCCAGGGCTGGAGTGACTCGCCTCTCACGCAGCTGGGATGCGACCAGGCGGCGCGCGCCGGCATGTTCTTGCGTGCGCGCGGCATTGAGCCCGATCATGCCTATACCTCGACGCTGCACCGCACCGAGCAGACTATCGCCAGCCTGTGGCCGGGTCTTGCCTACGAGCGCCTTGATGGCCTGCGCGAGTGGTTCTTTGGCGACTTCGAGGCCGAGCGCGTGATGCTGATGCCCGAACGTCCGTGGCGTGACTTTTACCGCCAGTTCGGCGGCGAGGGGCAGATGCAGGTGCGCGAGCGCATGGTGGCGACGTTGACCGATCTTATGCGACGCCCGGATCATTCGTGCGTGCTCGCGGTAAGCCATGGCTCGGCTATCAAGGAGTTTATGGATTACGTGAAGGGCGCGGCGGCAGACGAGCGCGACCGTGTGCCGGGCAACTGCTCGGTGCTGCATTTCGTGTTTGACGATGCGATCGATACGTTTGACTTGGTCGAAGTCTTTACGCAGGAAGATTATGCGCGCGAGCTGGGTCTTGAGCCGCTGGTGGCGGCAGCGGGTCCGCAGCGCGGGTAG
- a CDS encoding histidine phosphatase family protein has translation MADLYLVRHGQTELNVRNILQGWHDSPLTARGLEQALATRAAFEARGISFDHAYSSPLGRARHTAELIVGEGLPIEPVDDLREWRLGSLEGTSNREMPAQPWGDYPVAFGGESESELRARMVAALSRIMARPQHNCVLAVSHGSACQEFLEYVAGGGEQPDNGAVLHFSYCDGAFSLLDW, from the coding sequence GTGGCCGATCTGTATTTGGTACGGCATGGGCAGACCGAGCTCAACGTGCGGAACATTTTGCAGGGCTGGCACGATTCGCCGCTTACGGCGCGCGGGCTCGAGCAGGCGCTGGCGACGCGCGCGGCGTTTGAGGCGCGTGGCATCTCCTTTGACCATGCGTATTCGTCTCCGTTGGGTCGGGCACGCCACACGGCCGAGCTTATTGTTGGTGAGGGCCTTCCCATAGAGCCGGTCGACGACCTGCGCGAGTGGCGCCTGGGCTCGCTGGAGGGCACATCAAACCGCGAGATGCCGGCGCAACCCTGGGGCGATTATCCGGTGGCCTTTGGTGGCGAGTCGGAAAGTGAGCTTCGCGCACGTATGGTCGCGGCGCTGTCTCGTATTATGGCCCGACCGCAGCACAACTGCGTGCTGGCCGTTTCCCACGGCTCAGCCTGCCAGGAGTTTCTTGAGTATGTGGCCGGCGGGGGAGAACAGCCCGACAACGGCGCCGTGCTTCATTTTAGCTATTGTGATGGGGCGTTTTCGCTCCTTGATTGGTAA
- a CDS encoding nitroreductase family protein has product MNEAVPEAPSSVESMAKQGCEKLGLESFDALVRRARTCRRFDESMRVPREFLLELAELAHLAPCGANAQRLRFHVVSDAEECSSLFEKLAWAGALKDWSGPVEGERPTGYIAILAERPAPGMPAAPITEADAGIAAQTMMLAARSATPEVAACMFKAFPPRAIDVMGLDGDKYEVKLIMVFGVPAETQVIDTIDSNPDGSINYWRDEAQVHHVPKRPLADVLV; this is encoded by the coding sequence ATGAACGAAGCAGTTCCCGAGGCACCGTCGAGTGTCGAATCGATGGCAAAGCAGGGCTGCGAAAAGCTCGGTCTGGAATCGTTTGACGCGCTGGTCCGTCGTGCTCGCACATGCCGTCGCTTTGACGAGTCCATGCGCGTGCCGCGCGAGTTTTTGCTCGAGCTGGCAGAGCTGGCGCACCTGGCTCCCTGCGGCGCCAATGCTCAGCGCCTACGCTTTCATGTGGTGAGCGACGCCGAGGAGTGTTCGAGCTTATTTGAAAAGCTCGCATGGGCTGGTGCGCTCAAGGATTGGTCGGGTCCTGTCGAGGGCGAGCGCCCGACCGGCTATATCGCGATCCTTGCCGAGCGTCCCGCTCCGGGCATGCCTGCCGCGCCAATTACCGAGGCAGACGCTGGTATCGCCGCGCAGACGATGATGCTCGCCGCCCGCAGCGCTACGCCCGAGGTGGCGGCGTGCATGTTCAAAGCCTTTCCGCCTCGTGCGATTGATGTCATGGGACTTGACGGCGACAAGTACGAGGTCAAGCTGATTATGGTCTTTGGCGTTCCCGCCGAGACACAGGTGATCGATACAATTGATTCCAACCCGGATGGCTCTATCAATTACTGGCGTGATGAGGCACAGGTACACCACGTACCCAAGCGCCCGCTTGCCGACGTGCTGGTGTAG
- a CDS encoding DUF308 domain-containing protein, whose translation MGIFKNDDQQSNLFGFDEKSMAGKAIKAVRWIYAVTGVIALLAGIALLFAPAKSLVFLTTVLGFYFVITAGVRLFTAIFEPLLPAGWRVTSIISNLLIILGGVIILRNQAFSTATLTTLVVVVAGFGWIVEGVMSILESELSSNRALAILSGALSIIAGMFVFIYPLWSAKMLVIFSGAALLVFGVTLIIRAIRFGKLVR comes from the coding sequence ATGGGCATCTTTAAGAACGACGACCAGCAGTCGAACCTGTTTGGATTTGACGAGAAAAGCATGGCAGGCAAGGCAATCAAGGCCGTGCGCTGGATCTACGCCGTCACGGGCGTCATCGCGCTGCTTGCCGGCATCGCGCTGCTGTTTGCGCCCGCCAAGTCCCTCGTCTTTTTGACGACCGTCCTGGGCTTCTACTTTGTGATCACGGCTGGCGTCAGGCTGTTCACCGCCATTTTTGAGCCGCTACTGCCCGCCGGCTGGCGCGTGACGAGCATCATCTCCAACCTGCTCATCATCCTGGGCGGCGTCATAATCCTGCGCAATCAGGCTTTCTCGACCGCGACGCTCACCACGCTCGTGGTGGTCGTGGCTGGCTTTGGCTGGATCGTCGAAGGCGTCATGTCCATTCTGGAGTCCGAGCTTTCGTCTAACCGCGCCCTTGCCATCCTGAGCGGCGCGCTCTCCATCATCGCCGGCATGTTCGTGTTTATCTATCCACTGTGGTCGGCAAAGATGCTCGTCATCTTTAGCGGCGCCGCGCTCCTGGTGTTTGGGGTGACGCTGATTATTCGCGCTATCCGCTTTGGCAAGCTGGTGCGCTAG
- a CDS encoding DUF188 domain-containing protein, whose translation MPRTLFIDADACPVTRESIDCARRAGVAVVIAGNSTQNLERHIRRDDPRDAEHARRGFWVTTLDVSVGADSADFAIVERLQAGDVVVTQDIGLASMVLGRDASAIGVRGRVYDKATIDMQLFIRHEEKKVRRAGGRTRGPAAFTSEDRARFKRNLTELLR comes from the coding sequence ATGCCGCGAACGCTGTTTATTGATGCTGACGCCTGCCCGGTCACGCGTGAGTCGATCGACTGCGCGCGGCGGGCGGGCGTCGCCGTGGTGATTGCCGGCAACAGCACGCAGAACCTGGAGCGGCACATTCGCCGCGACGATCCACGTGATGCCGAGCACGCGCGACGCGGCTTTTGGGTCACCACGCTCGATGTGAGCGTGGGCGCCGATAGTGCCGACTTTGCCATTGTCGAACGTCTGCAGGCGGGCGACGTGGTCGTGACGCAGGACATTGGCCTGGCGAGCATGGTGCTCGGCCGCGATGCCTCCGCCATCGGCGTGCGCGGGCGCGTGTACGACAAGGCGACCATCGACATGCAGCTGTTTATTCGTCACGAAGAAAAGAAGGTGCGCCGCGCTGGCGGTCGCACCCGCGGGCCAGCAGCCTTCACCAGCGAAGACCGCGCCCGCTTTAAGCGCAACCTCACCGAGCTGCTGCGCTAA
- a CDS encoding arsenic efflux protein, whose protein sequence is MDLLIDILLDAGKDTLSLVPFLLVTYLVLETLEHVAGDRVNGAIKRAGAAGPVVGSLLGMVPQCGFSAMAATLYAGRVVTLGTLVAVFLSTSDEMLPLLLAEQVPVQTMAMLLASKALIALVTGFIVDAAIRGLRRNARAHVAIRRTVLGTAVNPAHVNCAHDDHSGGDIIDEVAEAGVSADHIHELCERDHCGCDEDEDEHEHGHVHDHGHEGEHEHHHGHGHSHSHEGAPVLSIIRSAISHTVQVSVFIFLVTLILVAVLETFGESAIEQFLRGNETLAVLGSALVGLIPNCSASVVITQLYLEGALQLAPMLAGTLISAGVGYLVLFRTNRSARENAVFLVMMYVIGVGWGLALSAFGL, encoded by the coding sequence ATGGATTTGCTGATTGATATTCTGCTCGACGCCGGCAAGGACACGCTCTCGCTGGTGCCGTTCTTGTTGGTGACATATCTGGTCCTCGAGACGCTTGAGCATGTTGCGGGCGACCGCGTTAACGGCGCCATTAAGCGTGCCGGCGCCGCTGGCCCCGTGGTTGGCTCGTTGCTGGGCATGGTGCCGCAGTGCGGCTTTTCGGCCATGGCGGCAACGCTATACGCCGGTCGCGTCGTGACGCTGGGCACCCTGGTGGCGGTGTTTCTCTCGACCTCCGACGAGATGCTGCCGCTGCTACTTGCCGAGCAGGTTCCCGTGCAGACTATGGCGATGCTTTTGGCTTCGAAGGCGCTGATCGCGCTGGTCACGGGCTTTATCGTGGATGCTGCCATTCGCGGCCTGCGTCGCAACGCCCGTGCGCATGTGGCGATTCGCCGTACCGTGTTGGGAACCGCTGTCAATCCGGCGCACGTTAACTGCGCGCATGACGATCACAGCGGCGGTGACATCATCGACGAGGTGGCCGAGGCTGGCGTGAGTGCCGATCACATCCATGAGCTGTGCGAGCGCGACCATTGCGGTTGTGATGAAGACGAGGACGAGCACGAACATGGACATGTCCACGATCACGGTCATGAGGGCGAGCATGAACACCATCATGGCCATGGTCACTCTCACTCACACGAAGGTGCGCCCGTCCTGTCGATTATCCGCAGCGCCATCTCGCATACCGTGCAGGTATCGGTATTCATTTTCCTAGTGACGCTGATTCTGGTCGCCGTGCTCGAGACCTTTGGCGAATCTGCGATCGAGCAGTTCCTGCGTGGCAACGAGACGCTCGCCGTCCTGGGTTCGGCGCTTGTCGGCCTGATCCCCAACTGCTCGGCGAGCGTGGTCATTACGCAGCTGTATCTGGAAGGCGCACTGCAACTGGCACCGATGCTCGCCGGCACGCTCATTTCCGCCGGCGTGGGCTACCTGGTCCTGTTCCGCACCAACCGCAGCGCTCGCGAAAATGCCGTGTTCCTGGTCATGATGTACGTCATCGGCGTGGGCTGGGGCCTCGCCCTATCTGCCTTCGGCCTCTAA
- a CDS encoding 3'-5' exonuclease, with product MNVSQALEYERQPFIPMFIYGDHGAMESERQKGEEALKVLETEYFTAEDDPGFDFATVRDLADRNRDLCDQIGEARLRNVTPATLSRGLSDADTCAAIGKMQKRTAASVMREIRGDRDALGVAYARKPIQGTVLGIDIETTGRAPERGYIINVGWEIMDLTSDAVPHDAEAHYCGLPDIYRGEDVPLSNIHHITWDDIDGKTPFRENKELQKQLLKLMKKYPYMAHNAAFEDSWFKIHLDGYAEARRAGKIIVIDSRQICRSLDADVRSLPRESAPAALENWARRRGTLAADANEQHLGLDDTDLMLRTVQAEFNLKNLFAK from the coding sequence ATGAACGTTTCGCAAGCACTCGAATACGAGCGCCAGCCGTTTATCCCCATGTTTATCTACGGCGACCACGGCGCCATGGAATCCGAGCGTCAGAAAGGCGAAGAGGCCCTCAAGGTGCTCGAGACTGAGTACTTTACCGCCGAGGACGACCCCGGCTTCGACTTTGCCACCGTGCGCGACCTAGCCGACCGCAACCGCGACCTGTGCGACCAGATTGGCGAGGCGCGCCTGCGCAACGTGACGCCCGCGACGCTTTCGCGCGGCCTGTCCGACGCCGACACCTGCGCTGCCATCGGCAAGATGCAAAAGCGCACCGCCGCGTCCGTCATGCGCGAGATCCGCGGCGACCGCGACGCGCTCGGCGTCGCCTACGCCCGCAAGCCCATTCAGGGCACGGTGCTCGGCATCGACATCGAGACCACCGGCCGCGCACCCGAGCGCGGCTATATCATCAACGTGGGCTGGGAGATCATGGACCTCACCAGCGACGCCGTCCCGCACGACGCCGAGGCGCACTACTGCGGCCTGCCCGATATCTACCGCGGCGAGGATGTGCCGTTGTCGAATATCCACCACATCACCTGGGACGACATCGACGGCAAAACGCCCTTCCGCGAGAACAAAGAGCTGCAAAAGCAGCTGCTCAAGCTTATGAAGAAGTACCCGTACATGGCGCACAACGCCGCCTTTGAAGACAGCTGGTTCAAGATCCACTTGGACGGTTACGCCGAGGCACGCCGCGCGGGTAAGATCATCGTCATCGACTCGCGCCAGATCTGCCGCAGCCTGGACGCCGATGTGCGCTCGCTCCCCCGCGAGTCCGCGCCCGCCGCGCTCGAGAACTGGGCGCGCCGCCGTGGCACCCTCGCCGCCGACGCCAACGAGCAGCACCTGGGCCTCGACGACACCGACCTCATGCTCCGTACCGTCCAGGCCGAGTTCAACCTCAAGAACCTATTTGCCAAGTAG
- a CDS encoding metalloregulator ArsR/SmtB family transcription factor, translating into MKSGIDTSIVPDVPTTCSPEDLPDEELLYDLADLFKVFSDTTRIKILYALMGRELCVADIAEATATSQSAVSHQLRTLKQSHLVKFRRDGRNILYSLADDHVYTMLNQGMSHICE; encoded by the coding sequence ATGAAGTCCGGCATCGACACCAGCATCGTGCCCGACGTCCCCACCACTTGCTCGCCCGAGGACCTTCCCGACGAGGAGCTGCTGTACGACCTTGCCGACCTGTTCAAGGTCTTTAGCGACACCACGCGTATCAAGATCCTCTATGCCCTCATGGGTCGCGAGCTCTGCGTGGCCGACATCGCCGAAGCGACCGCGACCTCGCAGTCTGCGGTGTCGCACCAGCTGCGCACGCTCAAGCAGTCGCACCTGGTTAAATTCCGACGCGACGGGCGCAACATCCTCTACTCGCTTGCCGACGACCATGTCTACACCATGCTCAACCAAGGCATGAGCCACATCTGCGAATAG
- a CDS encoding heavy-metal-associated domain-containing protein, translating into MKKQFKLDEIDCANCARKLQDELAKLDGVKSVSVNFMTQKLTLEADDAEFDEVLDRVVEFTADAEPDCEIIL; encoded by the coding sequence ATGAAAAAGCAGTTCAAGCTCGACGAGATCGACTGCGCCAACTGCGCGCGTAAGCTTCAGGACGAGCTGGCCAAGCTCGATGGCGTCAAGTCCGTTTCGGTCAACTTTATGACCCAGAAGTTAACGCTCGAGGCCGATGACGCCGAGTTCGACGAGGTCCTCGACCGCGTCGTGGAGTTTACCGCCGACGCCGAGCCGGACTGCGAGATCATTCTCTAG
- a CDS encoding heavy metal translocating P-type ATPase has protein sequence MATADPKKKKKKRKKKESLEHKRNRILVALGIFAVVYALDELGALTIAFGEPGNVYASFVLFLVPFLIAGYDVLQKAYNNIRRGKAFDESFLMAVATIGAFAMVLFPDTDPHMAEGAAVMLFYQVGELFQAYAVGKSRKSISAMMDIAPDYANVEQLDGTLEQVFPDDIAVGTVIVVKPGERVPIDGVIVEGETQLDTAALTGESVPRPAKTGDDIISGCINMTGLIHVRTTKPFGESTVARVLELVENASEKKARTENFITRFARVYTPAVTGAAAVLALGGGLVTGAWSDWILRGLTFLVVSCPCALVISVPLSFFGGIGGASKLGVLIKGSNYLETLADVDTVVFDKTGTLTNGTFSVVAVHPETGYTEQSLLEVAALAESFSDHPIAQSVRTAFQGELDPKRVSDSTNDAGHGVTANIDGKRVIVGNAKMLAAAGIDAPNCEVVGTILHVLVDDTYAGHIVIADTIKADAKQAIRDLHTAGVKRTVMLTGDREEVAASVAKQLGLDEFHAQLMPGDKVERVEALLAVESSKGKLAFVGDGINDAPVLTRADVGIAMGAMGSDAAIEAADVVLMDDKPSNISRAIRVARKTMTIVWQNIIFALGIKLLILVLAALGIANMWLAVFGDVGVAIIAILNAMRAMGVKNL, from the coding sequence ATGGCAACCGCCGATCCCAAGAAGAAAAAGAAGAAGCGTAAGAAGAAAGAGTCCCTTGAGCATAAGCGCAACCGTATCCTGGTAGCGCTAGGCATTTTTGCCGTTGTTTATGCCCTCGACGAGCTCGGAGCTCTCACTATCGCATTTGGGGAGCCCGGCAACGTCTACGCCAGTTTCGTGCTGTTCCTCGTGCCGTTTTTAATTGCCGGCTACGACGTGCTCCAAAAGGCATACAACAACATCCGCCGCGGCAAGGCCTTCGACGAAAGCTTCCTCATGGCCGTCGCGACCATCGGCGCGTTTGCCATGGTGCTCTTCCCCGATACCGATCCGCACATGGCCGAAGGCGCCGCTGTCATGCTGTTCTACCAGGTCGGCGAGCTGTTCCAGGCATACGCCGTGGGCAAGAGCCGCAAGTCGATCAGCGCCATGATGGACATCGCACCCGATTATGCCAACGTCGAGCAACTCGACGGCACACTCGAGCAGGTCTTTCCCGATGACATCGCCGTCGGCACCGTCATCGTCGTCAAGCCCGGCGAGCGCGTGCCCATCGACGGCGTCATCGTCGAAGGCGAGACGCAGCTCGATACCGCCGCCCTTACCGGCGAGTCGGTCCCCCGCCCGGCCAAAACCGGAGACGATATCATCAGCGGCTGCATCAACATGACGGGTCTCATCCACGTGCGCACCACCAAGCCATTTGGCGAGTCCACCGTCGCGCGCGTCCTGGAGCTCGTAGAAAACGCCAGCGAAAAGAAGGCGCGTACCGAGAACTTCATCACGCGCTTCGCCCGCGTCTACACGCCCGCCGTCACCGGCGCGGCCGCGGTACTCGCGCTCGGCGGCGGCTTGGTCACCGGCGCCTGGTCCGACTGGATCCTGCGCGGCCTGACCTTCCTGGTCGTCAGCTGCCCGTGCGCGCTCGTGATCAGCGTCCCGCTCAGCTTCTTTGGTGGCATCGGCGGCGCGTCCAAGCTGGGAGTTCTCATCAAGGGCTCCAACTACCTCGAGACGCTCGCCGATGTGGATACCGTCGTCTTTGACAAGACCGGCACGCTCACCAACGGCACGTTTTCGGTCGTGGCGGTACACCCCGAGACCGGCTATACCGAGCAGTCACTGCTTGAGGTCGCGGCCCTTGCCGAGTCGTTTTCCGATCACCCCATCGCGCAGTCGGTACGCACCGCCTTCCAGGGCGAGCTCGATCCCAAACGCGTAAGCGACTCCACCAATGACGCGGGCCATGGCGTGACGGCGAATATCGACGGCAAGCGCGTCATCGTCGGCAATGCCAAGATGCTTGCTGCGGCCGGTATCGACGCCCCCAATTGCGAGGTCGTCGGTACGATCCTCCATGTACTGGTCGATGACACGTACGCCGGCCATATCGTAATTGCCGACACCATAAAGGCCGATGCCAAGCAGGCGATTCGCGACTTGCACACTGCCGGCGTCAAACGCACCGTCATGCTCACGGGCGACCGTGAGGAGGTTGCAGCGTCTGTGGCCAAGCAGCTGGGGCTCGACGAGTTCCACGCGCAGCTCATGCCAGGCGATAAGGTCGAGCGCGTCGAGGCATTGCTGGCAGTCGAATCGAGCAAGGGCAAGCTCGCCTTTGTCGGTGACGGAATCAACGACGCACCCGTGCTCACGCGCGCCGACGTCGGAATCGCCATGGGCGCCATGGGCTCGGACGCCGCAATTGAAGCTGCCGACGTGGTGCTGATGGACGACAAGCCGTCCAACATCTCCCGCGCGATCCGCGTGGCGCGCAAGACCATGACGATTGTTTGGCAGAACATCATCTTTGCGCTGGGCATTAAGCTGCTGATCCTGGTGCTCGCGGCGCTCGGCATCGCCAACATGTGGCTTGCCGTCTTTGGCGACGTGGGCGTGGCGATCATCGCCATCCTGAACGCCATGCGCGCGATGGGTGTCAAGAACCTGTAG
- a CDS encoding metal-dependent transcriptional regulator yields the protein MALRESGEDYLESIYVLSERQGIVRSIDVAEYLGVTKASVSKAMATLESNGYVEMGKRDVHLTERGIEVARQMWERHCFFVGLLEDAGVAPEVASQEGCHMEHCLSEESFEKLRSMLGREDVAGPATEA from the coding sequence ATGGCCCTGCGTGAATCTGGAGAAGACTATCTCGAATCTATTTATGTGCTCTCGGAGCGCCAGGGCATCGTTCGGTCAATTGACGTCGCCGAATACCTGGGCGTAACCAAGGCAAGTGTCTCTAAAGCCATGGCGACGCTGGAAAGCAACGGCTATGTCGAAATGGGAAAACGAGATGTTCATCTGACGGAACGCGGTATTGAGGTTGCCCGTCAAATGTGGGAGCGCCATTGCTTTTTTGTGGGGCTGCTAGAGGACGCAGGTGTAGCGCCCGAGGTTGCCTCGCAAGAGGGCTGCCACATGGAGCATTGCCTGAGCGAGGAGAGCTTTGAGAAGCTAAGATCGATGTTGGGGCGGGAAGATGTGGCGGGCCCAGCAACGGAAGCCTAA
- a CDS encoding Cof-type HAD-IIB family hydrolase, whose translation MIKAAFFDIDGTLLSFKTHRIPASAQQALDSFREQGIACIIATGRPTYQMPDWLFDLGWDAYITLSGQHCFDAKGVYRSCPIDPDDVAVIVDQVAQGRYDSLCMQGENSFVNRLSKRVVAAADNAGISYHEEPFEHAFDAPVYQFCAFVDPVDQGIVTDVLSHSTTTRWCDLFCDIIPANGGKDLGVAATLERLGIDASEAIAFGDGENDLSMFSAVGTSVAMGNAQDAVKAAATYVTTAVDDDGIYNAAKHFGLL comes from the coding sequence ATGATCAAGGCCGCATTTTTCGATATCGACGGCACGTTGCTGAGCTTTAAGACCCATCGGATTCCGGCGTCGGCGCAGCAGGCGCTCGACAGCTTTCGCGAGCAGGGGATTGCGTGCATAATCGCCACGGGTCGCCCGACCTACCAGATGCCGGATTGGCTGTTCGACTTGGGTTGGGATGCGTACATTACGCTTTCGGGTCAGCACTGTTTTGATGCCAAGGGCGTTTATCGCAGCTGCCCGATCGATCCGGACGACGTTGCGGTGATTGTGGACCAGGTGGCGCAGGGACGCTACGACTCACTGTGCATGCAGGGCGAGAATTCGTTTGTGAACCGTCTGTCCAAGCGCGTGGTGGCGGCTGCCGACAATGCCGGAATCTCGTATCACGAGGAGCCTTTTGAGCATGCTTTCGACGCGCCGGTTTACCAGTTCTGCGCCTTTGTGGACCCGGTCGACCAGGGCATAGTTACCGATGTCCTGTCGCATTCTACAACCACGCGCTGGTGCGACCTGTTCTGCGACATTATTCCGGCCAACGGCGGCAAGGACCTGGGCGTGGCGGCGACGCTGGAGCGCCTGGGCATCGACGCGAGTGAAGCGATTGCCTTTGGCGACGGCGAGAACGACCTGTCGATGTTCTCGGCCGTGGGCACAAGTGTGGCCATGGGCAACGCGCAGGATGCCGTGAAGGCCGCGGCGACCTACGTAACGACCGCCGTGGACGATGACGGCATCTACAACGCCGCGAAGCACTTTGGCCTGTTATAG